Below is a window of Brassica napus cultivar Da-Ae chromosome A5, Da-Ae, whole genome shotgun sequence DNA.
tagattatAAACCTATAGAATTAAATTTaatctactatatatatatatatatatatatccaataaCACTTCCTTAGTTGTGCCCGCTGCTGTCTGCTGACAACAATTTGCCTGGTCATGTTACGTGTATCATCATGAATACATAAAAGTCAtctaatatattcaaaataataataaaatttaattcagAAAATGTCATCTTATATAGAAGTATTCTGTAGCTGGAGCATTacttgagatcatggaaaaCAAAGTCAAGCTGTGTACTTGTATAACAAGAGAAACTTGCTTGCTTTGATGGCGTTTAATTTTGAGTCAGTTTTCAtggattttaaaatcatgtgggGCGGCGATGATGTTTAAGTCATGAGTCTATATTCATTAGTAGTGTTAATGTAATCactaatgtttttcttttatccaatttcttagtttatataatatatgagcAATCTACTCCTATAAATTTCATTGATAGTTGAtagaaaattctaaaaattactGGAGTACTTTCAATTCTAAGGATTACAATCAACCATAATGGGAATGGCCGGTTACACAGTAGCACTGATGATGATAGGAGTGATAATCTCTCCTTGTCTCTATGGAAAAGAGTTCTCCGATCACCAGGAAATCAAAGTACAAAGACTTTTGAAGCGGCTCAACAAGCAGGCTCTTATATCCATTAtggtatatattatacaaatgaCATATTCATAAACTCAATGCTTTGATTATTCGTGGGAAAAACTTCACTGAATGTTTCACTTTAATATTTGTGAAGAGCGAAGATGGTGATATAATAGATTGTGTTCCAGTACATAGTCAACCAGCTTTTGATCATCCTCTGCTTAAAAATCACACCATCCAGGTTTGACTTTCATTTACAAGCCATCTTTTGTTTATATATGCATGCATGATGatgttttttttgcttaaatttttaaaaaaatttatgcaTGATGATGTTGAAACGTCAAGTTTTTGCACGTAGATGAGACCGAGCTTTATACCGGAAAGTACGTCTACGTACACCAAGAAAAAGATAAACGCTACTCAGGCGTGGACCAAGAATGGAAGATGCCCTAAAGATACAGTTCCGATAAGAAGAATAAAGAAAGAAGATATCTTACGATCAAAATCCATTGAGAGTTTTGGGAAAAAGACGATGACTCCAGGCATCCTTTTATATGGTTCAAGTAGTGTTCTCGAAGATGATCCAAGTATAGGCCATGAGGTACACttattgttcttgttttaaTTACTCTCTAGTCTCTCTTGCGGCTTTATTTACACTGTTCTCTTTTTGGAGCTGGTTTAGTACGCGGTCATGAATGCCATGAACGGATTGTATTTCGGGACACAATTTTCAGTGAATATCTGGAAACCACAAGTTCAAGTTCGCAACGAGTTCAGCTTGGCTCAGACTTGGCTCTCGTCTGGAGCTGGCACTGCTCTTAACACAATTGAAGCTGGTTTGCAGGTCTTGTAGTAGTCCGTATATTACATCATTCATATGCAAAACATCTTAATTAACACTACATTTGTTTTCCGTAATCTATAGGTTTATCCAGGAAAATATGGTGATAATAATGTAAGATTATTCGTTTACTGGACGGTAAGTTCTCATTCTCTACCTCAACATGTTAAAGCTAATCATTAAAACATTTAAACGGCTCAGTAGCTAGTTTTAGCTAATTTTCGACTTTAAAcctgaaaaattattttgtagagCTTAGGTTTTATAGTCCGGTGTTTAGCATTTTTTAATGGTGTTTAGCATTTAAATTTAGatctgttaaatatatataaaatatatgctacttttttagaaaaaaaacaagttttgttataaaagtgtcttttttttttatttgtgcagattcatgaacaaaaaaaaataaaaatattaaagatgaTAATCATAATTTAAtcttttttgttgaaaataGGCCGATGGATACCAAAGGACAGGGTGCTACAACACCGACTGCCCAGGTTTCGTTCAAAGGAGCAGTATTGTCACAGTAGGTGGAGCCTACACCACCGTCTCAGAATACAACGGAAATCAATACGAGCTTTCCATGCTTATATGGAAGGTACTCAGTGCCGTGCTTAGCGTAATAGGGGCCTAAGGCAAAAtagctaattttatttttaataataaatatctagtaattttagtataataatagtatttttaatataCGTTGACAAATAAACAACAGcttaaaaaattatcaaaaacttAGATTGAAAACATTATATGTCTTGTTATTAGCAAAATTCTACATA
It encodes the following:
- the BNAANNG19260D gene encoding uncharacterized protein BNAANNG19260D — encoded protein: MGMAGYTVALMMIGVIISPCLYGKEFSDHQEIKVQRLLKRLNKQALISIMSEDGDIIDCVPVHSQPAFDHPLLKNHTIQMRPSFIPESTSTYTKKKINATQAWTKNGRCPKDTVPIRRIKKEDILRSKSIESFGKKTMTPGILLYGSSSVLEDDPSIGHEYAVMNAMNGLYFGTQFSVNIWKPQVQVRNEFSLAQTWLSSGAGTALNTIEAGLQVYPGKYGDNNVRLFVYWTADGYQRTGCYNTDCPGFVQRSSIVTVGGAYTTVSEYNGNQYELSMLIWKDSGNWWLRIGEELVGYWPGELFNSIGSGATRVLWGGEIVNVETGGQHTATDMGSGHFADEGFGKASFFRSLMTVDGFNTLREAQGLYPQITNSNCYNVKAGDAGTTWGVYFFYGGPGLNARCP